The proteins below are encoded in one region of Methylobacillus flagellatus KT:
- a CDS encoding sensor histidine kinase, producing the protein MIRLLRFFAIFLSFLPIYAHGFQVPSSLTEGIALEKAGAVSYLRDPSGTATLDDIIAQDEADAFKPLPPHWNAGYTTDTIWMKFTLDFPDIVNNKYWLEISPATLDDVVLYLPQAEHRYASMQLGDHHPVSARPILHRNFIFPLFSDANIPQHTYYVRLKTSNAMAFHATLWQPHLFVSAHSRPDSLTGAYYGVRLFLALFSFILWLWLRHNIFILYTLYQCVTCTAQAFLAGTAQISFPLEPLTADALQKSMNFLFMATILFFYATLFQIKRYLPSLFRLTQGMVVLELLIFIGISTQLLPFSGTMTNILPLINASILAYSSLWLLYHKHFDRVLYILAFVVGPGTHVLSSLQNLGLDLGPSIDLMDLSIVWSLSSLILVTLGIINIAKREAEKKLKAQELALELSQESQRVLDQRVQERTKQLALANAKLNAEIAERETLQAILENSLEQQKELMQAQQEFFAMASHEFRTPLAIIDTTSQRLSLLQSQPNLDITAMLTPALRKIRRATQRMSRIIDNFLSMDRLEGIQANQGFSQQPLDLGQLVQATVEHYRDFSDRNIVMESSPTPAHVLGDQYLLNLVISNLIDNALKYSPADTDIIARVFHGQHYCHVEIEDSGPGIAPEQQESIFEKYVRIEGNAAVHGTGLGLHVARRIAENHGGQLIARSTLGQGTCFRLTLPRNPQ; encoded by the coding sequence TTGATCCGGCTATTGCGCTTCTTCGCCATCTTCCTGTCGTTCCTGCCTATTTATGCACACGGGTTCCAGGTGCCATCCTCCCTCACTGAAGGCATCGCGTTGGAAAAGGCAGGCGCAGTCTCTTATCTGCGTGACCCATCGGGAACCGCCACGCTGGACGACATCATTGCCCAGGATGAAGCCGACGCCTTCAAGCCCTTGCCGCCTCACTGGAATGCAGGATACACCACTGACACCATCTGGATGAAGTTCACGCTGGATTTCCCCGATATCGTCAACAATAAATACTGGCTCGAAATCTCTCCCGCCACCCTCGATGACGTTGTGCTCTACCTGCCGCAAGCGGAGCATCGCTATGCCAGCATGCAATTGGGAGATCATCATCCCGTCAGCGCCAGGCCCATATTGCATCGCAACTTCATTTTCCCCTTGTTTTCCGATGCCAATATCCCGCAGCACACCTATTACGTCCGGCTCAAGACAAGCAACGCCATGGCTTTCCATGCCACGCTCTGGCAACCTCATCTCTTCGTCAGCGCACACAGCCGTCCCGACAGCCTGACTGGCGCATATTACGGGGTACGCCTGTTCCTCGCGCTCTTTTCCTTCATCCTATGGCTGTGGCTGCGTCACAATATCTTCATCCTATATACGCTTTACCAATGCGTCACCTGTACGGCACAGGCATTCCTGGCCGGTACGGCGCAAATATCTTTCCCGCTCGAGCCCCTGACGGCCGATGCACTGCAGAAATCCATGAATTTCCTGTTCATGGCCACCATATTGTTTTTTTACGCTACCCTGTTCCAGATCAAGCGGTACCTGCCCTCGCTCTTCCGCCTGACGCAGGGCATGGTCGTGCTGGAGTTATTGATCTTCATCGGCATCAGCACCCAGCTGCTACCTTTCAGCGGCACGATGACCAATATCCTGCCGCTCATCAATGCCTCCATCCTGGCATATAGCAGCCTATGGCTGCTATATCACAAGCATTTTGACCGCGTACTGTATATCCTCGCATTCGTAGTAGGGCCAGGCACGCATGTACTGTCCAGCCTGCAGAATCTGGGCCTGGACCTGGGGCCGTCTATCGACCTCATGGACCTCTCCATCGTATGGTCGCTGTCATCGCTGATATTGGTGACACTGGGCATCATCAATATTGCCAAAAGGGAAGCCGAGAAAAAACTTAAGGCACAAGAACTAGCCCTGGAGCTTTCCCAGGAAAGCCAGAGAGTGCTCGATCAGCGTGTTCAAGAAAGAACCAAACAGCTTGCGCTTGCCAATGCAAAATTGAACGCCGAAATTGCAGAGCGTGAAACTTTGCAGGCAATTCTGGAGAACTCCCTGGAACAGCAAAAAGAACTCATGCAGGCTCAGCAGGAATTCTTCGCGATGGCCTCCCATGAGTTCCGCACCCCGCTCGCCATCATTGATACAACGTCGCAAAGGCTGTCTCTGCTGCAGTCCCAGCCCAACCTCGATATCACGGCCATGCTCACGCCTGCATTGCGCAAAATCAGGCGCGCCACGCAACGCATGAGCCGCATCATCGACAACTTCCTGAGCATGGACAGGCTTGAAGGCATCCAGGCCAATCAAGGCTTCAGCCAGCAACCACTTGACTTAGGTCAATTGGTGCAGGCGACTGTCGAGCATTACCGGGACTTCAGCGACCGCAACATCGTCATGGAATCCAGCCCTACCCCGGCTCATGTGTTAGGCGACCAGTATCTCCTCAACCTTGTCATTTCGAACCTCATCGACAATGCATTGAAATACTCACCTGCGGACACAGACATCATTGCACGAGTATTTCACGGACAGCATTACTGCCATGTCGAGATCGAAGACTCGGGTCCGGGCATCGCGCCAGAACAGCAGGAAAGCATTTTCGAAAAATACGTCAGGATCGAGGGCAATGCCGCGGTACATGGCACAGGCCTAGGTTTGCACGTAGCACGGAGGATCGCGGAGAATCACGGTGGCCAATTGATTGCGCGCAGCACCCTTGGCCAGGGCACGTGCTTCCGCCTGACGCTGCCGCGGAATCCCCAGTGA
- a CDS encoding FxDxF family PEP-CTERM protein — protein sequence MNILKSVLVPAAFLVAASSASAADVIDLGELNAGVNTYVDTVAVGAFSTNYTFSLADLSSANFSLTNVEHSNGGISVFNFSNLSYQLYDASNNWLAGAVAGGEFSFANLAAGDYYLTVSGIANGVAGGVYTGSITVAAVPEPSSVAMLLIGFAALGAVARRRNSKL from the coding sequence ATGAATATTCTCAAAAGCGTGCTGGTTCCTGCAGCGTTCTTAGTTGCAGCTTCCAGTGCATCTGCAGCAGATGTGATTGACTTGGGTGAGCTGAATGCAGGTGTCAATACTTATGTAGACACTGTAGCAGTCGGTGCTTTCTCAACCAACTACACATTTTCCCTGGCGGACTTGAGCAGCGCCAATTTTTCATTGACGAATGTTGAACACAGCAATGGTGGTATTTCTGTGTTCAATTTCAGCAACCTGTCCTATCAATTGTATGATGCATCCAACAATTGGCTGGCTGGTGCTGTCGCTGGTGGCGAGTTCTCTTTTGCGAACTTGGCTGCTGGTGATTATTACTTGACCGTCAGTGGCATAGCTAACGGTGTTGCTGGTGGTGTTTACACTGGTTCCATTACTGTAGCTGCTGTTCCAGAACCAAGCAGTGTTGCCATGCTGCTGATCGGTTTTGCTGCTCTGGGTGCTGTGGCACGTCGTCGCAATAGCAAGCTGTAA
- a CDS encoding FxDxF family PEP-CTERM protein encodes MKFIKTLLASVAFIAVATSANAAPEVKGDFGLITDLTFTELPVTVGAASTFDHIFKFELNSPAADFSVSKLILTHGPATIWDFSTITFNVFAGEFVSDVTDGALLNVAPVVTADTVEFTLNGLDVGHYFIQVAGNSSGIAGGAYTFAITPVPEPSSVAMLLIGFAALGAVARRRKTL; translated from the coding sequence ATGAAGTTCATCAAGACTCTGCTGGCCTCTGTAGCGTTCATTGCTGTGGCTACCAGTGCAAATGCTGCTCCTGAAGTAAAGGGTGATTTTGGTCTTATCACTGACCTTACATTTACTGAGTTGCCTGTAACCGTAGGCGCTGCTTCTACTTTTGATCATATTTTCAAGTTTGAATTGAATTCGCCAGCTGCTGATTTTTCAGTTAGCAAATTGATTTTAACGCATGGCCCAGCAACAATCTGGGATTTTTCTACAATTACATTTAATGTTTTTGCTGGTGAATTTGTTTCTGATGTGACAGATGGCGCATTGTTGAATGTGGCTCCTGTTGTGACTGCTGATACTGTTGAGTTCACTTTGAATGGTTTGGACGTTGGTCATTATTTCATTCAAGTTGCAGGTAATTCCAGTGGCATCGCTGGTGGCGCATATACTTTTGCCATTACTCCAGTACCAGAACCAAGCAGCGTTGCCATGTTGCTGATCGGTTTTGCTGCGCTGGGTGCTGTTGCTCGGCGTCGCAAGACACTGTAA
- a CDS encoding PEP-CTERM sorting domain-containing protein (PEP-CTERM proteins occur, often in large numbers, in the proteomes of bacteria that also encode an exosortase, a predicted intramembrane cysteine proteinase. The presence of a PEP-CTERM domain at a protein's C-terminus predicts cleavage within the sorting domain, followed by covalent anchoring to some some component of the (usually Gram-negative) cell surface. Many PEP-CTERM proteins exhibit an unusual sequence composition that includes large numbers of potential glycosylation sites. Expression of one such protein has been shown restore the ability of a bacterium to form floc, a type of biofilm.), with product MKNSMISAAIALVLLPAVSDAANPTRIQDAGQSSETLVFEHLADTPSVPDVMHIDQPSDDAMATASHDGATPENVVDASPIDAHAAAVPEPSAYALLLAGFILMGFISHRRRRDKFKV from the coding sequence ATGAAAAACAGCATGATATCTGCCGCCATTGCGCTGGTATTGTTGCCAGCCGTCAGCGATGCGGCCAATCCGACCCGGATACAGGACGCAGGCCAATCTTCCGAAACCTTGGTGTTTGAACACCTTGCTGATACGCCATCGGTTCCGGATGTGATGCATATCGATCAACCATCCGATGATGCCATGGCGACTGCCAGCCATGATGGGGCCACACCCGAAAACGTGGTAGATGCATCGCCCATTGACGCGCATGCTGCCGCTGTGCCGGAGCCATCTGCTTACGCCTTGCTGCTTGCAGGCTTCATATTGATGGGCTTTATCAGCCATCGTCGCCGCCGGGACAAGTTCAAAGTGTGA